One window of Microcoleus vaginatus PCC 9802 genomic DNA carries:
- a CDS encoding NAD(P)H-quinone oxidoreductase subunit M: protein MQLKSTTRHIRIYTAILEDNELVPSNDLLTLDIDPDNELNWNDESVKQVQAKFDQLVDAYEGQDLTEYNLRRIGSDLEHLVRSLLQKGQISYNLNGRAVNYSMGLPQVDSKVHL, encoded by the coding sequence ATGCAGCTCAAGTCAACAACCCGCCATATTCGCATATACACCGCCATCCTCGAAGATAACGAACTCGTACCCAGCAATGACCTTTTGACGCTCGATATTGACCCAGATAACGAACTTAACTGGAACGACGAGTCAGTCAAACAGGTACAGGCCAAATTCGACCAACTCGTAGACGCATACGAGGGCCAAGATTTGACCGAGTACAACCTCCGCCGTATCGGTTCGGACTTGGAACACTTGGTACGATCGCTCCTACAAAAAGGCCAAATCAGCTACAACCTCAACGGCCGCGCTGTTAACTACAGCATGGGATTGCCTCAAGTTGATTCCAAAGTTCACCTGTAA
- a CDS encoding stress protein: protein MSIELTKGERFNLSKETPNFSKIAIALGWQVSQTAQNCDIDASVFMLAADGRIPDEKYFVFYNNLTSPDGAVRHSGDSRNGQIEGDDETVYLDLSKINSAIQEIVFVVTMHDGQEKNQSFSQVENAFIRLYNSETLSELVRYNLNQIFSQETALEFGRLYKKNGEWRFQAVGQGYNAGLQSFVDKYYVENAVEKGSKVSEKVDDAEVLRQFSDRVDRLLREEAIEETPIPVSSEAVEQPAATPVNADTVESDADKITDHSSHKSQEAAVTADEFWKRYEEGERDFTGINLAGVDLSGKTLDSNVSLSQANLSSANLANAKLIQVNLIGSNLQGANLNSTNLQSADLIEANLSGANLTKAILYYARLIHANLSQANLSEAKLDKANLTTANLSRANLTQASLGSANLTGADLSQSKVTKVNLSGANLSGVNLTGVSLTGVNLQGVNLSGMNLSGVNLTGTNLSYAKLIGINLSGASLSGANCVGANLDGANLTGVNLIGVNLQSVNLSAQNLSAFNLSGVNLHSANLSEADLHSANLCGANLSYANLEKTNLKEAKLVGANLDNAKLAGAIMPDGTIHE from the coding sequence ATGAGCATCGAATTAACTAAGGGTGAAAGATTCAATCTTTCTAAAGAAACTCCTAATTTCAGTAAAATTGCGATCGCCCTGGGGTGGCAAGTCAGCCAGACAGCCCAAAACTGCGACATTGACGCATCTGTTTTTATGTTAGCCGCGGACGGTCGCATTCCCGATGAAAAGTATTTTGTATTTTACAACAATCTGACATCACCGGACGGTGCGGTGCGACATTCAGGAGACAGCCGGAATGGACAAATTGAGGGAGATGATGAGACGGTTTATCTAGATTTGAGTAAAATTAATTCGGCGATTCAGGAAATTGTGTTTGTGGTGACTATGCACGACGGACAGGAAAAAAATCAAAGTTTTAGTCAAGTTGAAAATGCTTTTATCCGGCTTTACAATTCGGAGACTCTTAGCGAATTGGTTCGGTACAATTTAAATCAGATATTTTCGCAAGAAACGGCTTTAGAATTTGGACGGTTGTATAAGAAGAATGGCGAATGGAGGTTTCAGGCCGTAGGACAGGGATATAATGCTGGGTTGCAAAGTTTTGTAGACAAGTATTATGTTGAAAATGCGGTTGAGAAAGGCTCCAAGGTTAGTGAGAAGGTTGATGATGCTGAGGTTTTGAGGCAGTTTAGCGATCGGGTGGACAGGCTATTGCGCGAAGAGGCGATCGAGGAGACACCGATTCCAGTATCTAGCGAAGCGGTAGAACAGCCGGCTGCTACTCCTGTAAATGCGGATACTGTAGAATCTGATGCTGACAAAATAACTGATCATTCTAGTCACAAAAGTCAAGAAGCCGCTGTTACTGCTGATGAATTTTGGAAACGGTATGAAGAAGGAGAACGCGACTTTACAGGGATTAACCTAGCAGGAGTGGATCTAAGTGGCAAAACTCTCGACTCTAATGTCAGTCTAAGTCAAGCAAACCTGAGCAGTGCCAATTTAGCAAATGCCAAGTTGATTCAAGTAAATTTGATTGGATCTAACTTGCAAGGCGCAAATTTGAACTCAACCAACTTGCAAAGTGCTGATTTGATTGAAGCTAACTTAAGTGGGGCTAACTTAACTAAGGCAATCTTGTATTATGCAAGACTAATCCACGCAAATTTGAGTCAAGCCAACTTAAGTGAAGCAAAGTTAGATAAGGCAAACTTGACTACAGCAAACCTCAGTAGAGCTAACTTAACTCAGGCAAGTCTAGGTAGTGCTAACCTGACAGGAGCCGATTTAAGCCAATCAAAGGTAACTAAAGTCAACCTTAGTGGTGCAAACCTCAGTGGTGTTAACTTAACAGGGGTAAGTTTGACTGGGGTAAACCTTCAAGGAGTTAACCTTAGTGGCATGAATTTGAGTGGGGTAAATTTGACTGGCACAAATCTAAGTTATGCCAAGTTGATTGGGATTAACTTAAGTGGAGCAAGTTTGAGTGGGGCAAACTGTGTAGGTGCTAACTTGGATGGTGCTAACCTCACTGGAGTAAATTTGATTGGGGTAAACTTACAGAGCGTTAATCTGAGCGCGCAAAACTTGAGTGCGTTTAATCTCTCTGGGGTTAACCTACATTCTGCAAACTTAAGTGAAGCAGACTTACATTCTGCAAACTTGTGTGGGGCAAATTTGAGCTATGCAAACTTAGAGAAAACTAACCTGAAGGAAGCTAAACTGGTTGGAGCCAATCTGGACAATGCAAAACTCGCAGGTGCAATTATGCCAGATGGGACAATTCACGAATGA
- the gap gene encoding type I glyceraldehyde-3-phosphate dehydrogenase, producing MAALKVGINGFGRIGRLVMRAGIKNPNIEFVGINDLVSPENLAYLFKYDSTHGIYDGEVESKPDGIIVDGHFIPCTAIRNPAELPWGKSGADYVVESTGLFTDFEGASKHLTAGAKRVILSAPTKDPEKVPTYLVGVNHHKFDQAKDTVVSNASCTTNCLAPIAKVINDNFGLEEGLMTTVHAMTATQPTVDGPSQKDWRGGRGAAQNIIPSSTGAAKAVTLVLPELKGKLTGMALRVPTPDVSVVDLTFKTAKETSYKEICEAMKKASEGELKNILGYTEDAVVSTDFQGDARSSIFDAGAGIELNSKFFKVVSWYDNEWGYSSRVIDLMLSMAEKDGILNN from the coding sequence ATGGCTGCATTAAAAGTTGGCATCAACGGATTTGGTCGCATCGGACGGCTAGTCATGCGTGCCGGCATCAAAAACCCCAACATCGAATTTGTCGGCATTAACGACTTAGTTTCGCCAGAAAACCTGGCTTATCTTTTCAAATACGACTCCACCCACGGCATTTACGACGGCGAAGTTGAAAGCAAACCAGACGGGATTATCGTTGACGGACATTTTATCCCCTGTACAGCGATTAGAAATCCTGCCGAATTGCCCTGGGGTAAATCCGGCGCCGATTATGTTGTAGAATCTACCGGATTGTTTACAGATTTTGAAGGCGCATCCAAACACTTGACGGCAGGAGCAAAACGAGTAATACTTTCAGCACCGACAAAAGATCCGGAAAAAGTACCAACATATCTAGTAGGCGTCAACCACCACAAATTTGACCAGGCAAAAGATACTGTTGTTTCTAATGCTAGCTGTACGACGAATTGTTTAGCACCAATTGCCAAAGTTATCAACGATAACTTCGGTTTGGAAGAAGGTTTAATGACGACAGTTCACGCAATGACAGCCACTCAACCAACTGTAGACGGCCCAAGCCAAAAAGATTGGCGGGGAGGACGCGGTGCGGCTCAAAATATTATTCCATCTTCGACCGGTGCAGCGAAAGCTGTTACTTTGGTGTTGCCAGAATTGAAAGGAAAATTGACGGGAATGGCTTTGCGGGTGCCAACTCCCGACGTGTCTGTGGTTGACCTTACTTTCAAAACGGCGAAGGAAACTAGCTATAAAGAAATTTGCGAGGCCATGAAAAAAGCTTCGGAGGGGGAACTCAAAAACATTCTTGGATATACTGAGGATGCGGTGGTTTCGACAGATTTTCAGGGCGACGCGCGATCGAGCATTTTCGATGCAGGTGCGGGAATTGAACTGAATTCTAAGTTTTTCAAAGTCGTTTCTTGGTACGACAACGAGTGGGGTTATTCTAGCCGCGTGATTGACTTAATGCTGTCGATGGCCGAGAAAGACGGAATTTTGAATAATTGA
- a CDS encoding sodium-dependent bicarbonate transport family permease, with protein MDLSLVASNILNPPILAFFMGMLAIFLKSDLEIPAPIPKLFSLYLLFAIGFKGGVELSRSGIDQQVALTILAAMLMSMLVPIYTFFILRIKLDSYNAAAIAATYGSISAVTFITATSFLTAQGIDFDGYMVAALALMESPAIIVGLILVSVFGGEEGKREIVWPEVLQEAFLNSSVFLLIGSLIMGILTGEHGWEVMSPFTQDLFYGVLTFFLLDMGLVAASRIKDLQEAGIFLIGFAILIPIVNAVIALLIAKLIGMPQGDTLLFAVLCASASYIAVPAAMRLTVPEANPSLYISTALAVTFPFNIIVGIPMYLYGINMFWR; from the coding sequence GTGGATTTGAGTTTAGTAGCGTCAAATATCTTAAATCCCCCAATATTAGCTTTTTTCATGGGAATGCTGGCAATTTTTCTCAAATCTGATTTAGAAATTCCAGCGCCCATCCCCAAACTGTTTTCGCTGTACCTGCTGTTTGCGATCGGATTTAAAGGCGGCGTCGAACTGTCCAGAAGCGGAATTGACCAGCAAGTCGCCCTGACAATTTTGGCAGCGATGCTGATGTCAATGCTAGTACCAATTTATACTTTTTTCATACTGAGAATCAAACTCGACTCCTACAATGCCGCCGCGATCGCAGCTACCTATGGTTCCATCAGCGCCGTCACATTTATCACCGCAACCTCCTTCCTCACAGCACAGGGGATCGACTTTGACGGTTACATGGTAGCCGCGCTAGCATTAATGGAATCCCCAGCAATTATAGTCGGTCTCATTCTAGTCAGTGTATTTGGCGGGGAAGAAGGAAAACGCGAAATAGTTTGGCCAGAAGTGCTACAAGAAGCATTCTTAAACAGTTCAGTTTTTCTGCTGATTGGCAGCCTAATTATGGGAATACTGACAGGAGAACATGGTTGGGAAGTTATGAGTCCGTTTACTCAAGACTTATTTTACGGAGTTTTGACTTTTTTCTTGCTAGACATGGGGCTGGTTGCTGCTAGCAGAATTAAAGATTTGCAAGAAGCAGGAATTTTTCTGATCGGCTTTGCAATCCTAATTCCGATAGTCAACGCAGTAATTGCTTTGCTAATAGCGAAATTAATCGGAATGCCACAGGGAGACACTTTGCTGTTTGCCGTATTGTGCGCGAGTGCTTCTTATATAGCAGTACCAGCAGCCATGCGCCTAACTGTTCCCGAAGCGAATCCAAGCCTTTACATTTCAACTGCCTTAGCAGTGACATTTCCCTTTAATATCATTGTAGGCATCCCCATGTATCTATACGGAATCAATATGTTTTGGAGGTGA
- a CDS encoding serine/threonine protein phosphatase translates to MQNSVAKHYLWALGEGIKGCKPGDLIAGRYLVKRDRLLVDTQPEHLPELPEEIPSVVTPYLRLFAYQLHVPQVYGLVSSKMSKLSGDIWLLENGPILKVTESLMPELADSWKGAAAMRQLNWLWQMAQLWQPCIAQGVASTLLTPELLRVEGQLVRFLELQPDRKPPHLSQLGKLWQQWLEDAHPAIANFLRQLCQQMVAGQVRHGEQLMSQLDKALAKCGKLYDRHVEIATGTDVGRSRAHNEDACYPPSGTLFAGNPGAEACAIVCDGIGGQDGGEVASEEAIGVLRDKLQQMPLHQANWDPLSLTSKLERAACAANDKIASRNDSEHRQGRQRMGTTLVMGLAHIHELYVAHVGDSRAYWITRTGCYQVTLDDNVACREVRLGFSLYRDALEQVAAGALIQALGITSSNTLHPTVQRFPVDEDCVLLLCSDGLSDKDRVEECWEAEILPILDGSINLAKARDRLIEIANTRNGHDNVTVALIHCQAHLREDGNTLTELSVPPLDTPIELISDSEDMPTDLTGITTFGRGNSEGKTQLLQPEKSKSPFSLLLKILFLLGLGGVFAYFFIPPVGRAIDTAGESIFGKRGLINPGSTPEKAVESVPSPVKSLEIGSFIEIKSSGAGEVEKEGDRLDLRVAMGELTVKGTVPPGSVLQVTNKQLTPQGNWLELKVCSIPEIVRSNSPKPEPNKDFSTVSKPALTPSAAVATPSPSPAVKPTVEVESAKLQPGEIGWIQEQAGVSKVVSNLALNPTQKGKCVDADSNPNAN, encoded by the coding sequence ATGCAAAACTCTGTGGCAAAACACTACTTATGGGCTTTAGGTGAAGGGATCAAAGGGTGTAAGCCAGGCGATCTGATCGCTGGTCGCTACTTGGTCAAGCGCGATCGACTTCTTGTCGATACTCAACCCGAACACTTGCCGGAACTGCCCGAAGAGATTCCGAGTGTTGTCACTCCTTATCTGAGACTGTTTGCCTATCAGTTGCACGTACCTCAAGTATACGGCCTGGTATCGTCCAAGATGAGCAAGCTCTCGGGAGATATCTGGCTGCTGGAAAACGGGCCTATTTTGAAGGTGACGGAATCTTTAATGCCGGAATTGGCGGATTCCTGGAAAGGCGCCGCAGCGATGCGCCAGCTCAATTGGCTGTGGCAAATGGCCCAGTTGTGGCAGCCGTGTATCGCTCAGGGCGTGGCTTCGACGCTGCTGACTCCGGAACTGCTACGGGTGGAAGGGCAATTAGTGCGGTTTCTGGAATTGCAGCCCGATCGCAAACCGCCTCATTTGTCGCAGTTGGGCAAATTGTGGCAGCAGTGGCTCGAAGATGCTCACCCGGCTATTGCCAATTTTTTGAGGCAACTTTGCCAGCAAATGGTTGCTGGTCAAGTGCGCCACGGCGAACAACTGATGAGCCAGTTGGATAAAGCTCTGGCAAAGTGCGGCAAATTGTACGATCGTCACGTTGAAATTGCCACGGGCACGGATGTAGGCAGATCCCGGGCTCACAACGAAGATGCTTGCTATCCGCCCAGCGGTACGCTGTTCGCAGGAAACCCGGGTGCGGAAGCTTGCGCGATCGTCTGCGACGGTATCGGCGGACAAGACGGCGGCGAAGTCGCTTCGGAAGAAGCAATTGGTGTGCTGCGCGACAAGTTGCAGCAAATGCCCCTGCATCAGGCTAATTGGGACCCGTTGAGCCTGACTTCCAAGCTGGAACGGGCGGCTTGTGCTGCTAACGACAAGATAGCCAGTCGCAACGACAGCGAACACCGCCAAGGCCGCCAGCGGATGGGAACTACCCTAGTTATGGGTTTAGCCCACATTCACGAACTCTACGTCGCCCACGTCGGAGACAGTCGCGCTTACTGGATTACCCGCACCGGCTGCTATCAAGTTACTCTCGATGATAATGTGGCTTGCCGCGAGGTGCGTTTGGGCTTCTCTCTCTACCGGGATGCTTTGGAACAAGTGGCCGCCGGAGCTCTGATTCAAGCTTTGGGGATTACTTCGTCCAACACTTTGCACCCGACTGTGCAGCGTTTTCCGGTGGATGAAGACTGCGTTTTGCTGCTGTGTTCCGACGGTTTGAGTGATAAAGACCGGGTTGAGGAATGTTGGGAAGCGGAGATTTTGCCAATTCTCGACGGTAGCATTAATTTGGCTAAGGCGCGCGATCGGCTGATTGAGATTGCTAATACTAGAAACGGTCACGATAACGTCACTGTTGCTTTAATTCACTGTCAAGCACATTTGAGGGAAGACGGCAATACTTTGACAGAACTGTCTGTCCCACCTTTAGATACGCCGATCGAACTAATTTCCGACAGCGAGGATATGCCAACGGATTTGACCGGTATCACAACCTTTGGCCGTGGGAATTCTGAAGGAAAAACGCAGTTGTTACAGCCGGAAAAAAGCAAAAGCCCATTTTCGCTGCTGCTGAAAATTTTATTTTTATTAGGCTTGGGAGGTGTATTTGCTTATTTTTTCATCCCTCCGGTGGGTCGGGCGATCGATACTGCCGGGGAGTCGATTTTTGGGAAACGCGGTTTAATTAATCCTGGAAGCACGCCAGAAAAAGCTGTTGAATCTGTACCTTCTCCGGTCAAATCTTTAGAAATCGGCTCGTTTATAGAGATTAAAAGTTCTGGGGCTGGGGAAGTGGAAAAAGAGGGCGATCGCTTGGATTTGCGAGTCGCAATGGGTGAGTTGACTGTCAAAGGAACAGTCCCACCCGGCAGCGTTTTACAGGTGACAAACAAACAGCTTACGCCTCAAGGCAATTGGCTGGAATTGAAAGTTTGTTCGATTCCTGAAATAGTGCGATCGAACTCTCCCAAACCCGAGCCAAATAAAGATTTTTCTACAGTTTCAAAACCCGCACTGACTCCATCTGCCGCTGTGGCAACTCCGTCGCCTTCGCCGGCAGTTAAGCCAACAGTTGAAGTAGAAAGCGCCAAGCTGCAACCGGGGGAAATCGGATGGATTCAAGAACAAGCTGGCGTTTCTAAAGTAGTCTCTAACCTAGCCTTAAACCCCACTCAAAAGGGAAAATGCGTTGATGCTGACTCAAATCCCAATGCTAATTAA
- a CDS encoding tetratricopeptide repeat protein, translating to MDNDYHNLGNSLQEIGRFDEAVAAYKKAIELNPNFSWSYHSLGDVLLKLEKCEEAVAAYKKAVELNPDFSWSYHNLGDALLKLRQWEEAAAAYRCEIALNSDFAWSFCNLGDALTKIKQWDEAIPMYLKAIEIDGNLPGIYDKLGYALGQTESDLNLVLEQSQLQITPENWEFYLQLGKNLAKYDRPKSAIIFYKWLLTNRSSCAERSAELEELLQHQEKCVSVALEEERALASSRATVAQKPDDCWSYYNLGAVLSHQKYWEEAAAAFFQAIEINPDLPWWFYYNLWEVFVRQNKLDEVENLCREVVAAKPEAFWPYLNLGEALTRQGKIPEAIEFYRTVSFKQSFASIISNRTGKMPVLQADTGKMPVLQNWNLKPVQFPNFIIIGSQRCGTTSLYTYLAQHPQILTPIKKEMDFFSWHFERGIDWYLAHFPPMPPGEQFLTGEASPSYFDSREAPERLYSLFPEAKLIVLLRNPVDRAISQFYRLTGLNWEARSLDRVISDEIERLSQNPEYIIGEEPGNYLARGRYIEFIKNWRAFFPQEQLLILKSEDFYADAATTVKQVLEFLDLPEYQLSDYQNANPGSYQPVNQSVRDWLRDYFRPYNQQLEEYLGTKFDW from the coding sequence ATGGATAATGACTACCACAATTTGGGTAATTCTCTGCAAGAAATCGGTCGCTTTGATGAGGCTGTTGCTGCTTACAAAAAAGCTATTGAATTAAATCCAAATTTTTCTTGGTCTTATCACAGTTTGGGCGATGTTTTGCTGAAACTTGAAAAATGCGAGGAAGCTGTCGCTGCTTACAAAAAAGCGGTTGAGTTAAATCCCGATTTTTCATGGTCTTATCACAATTTGGGCGATGCTTTGCTGAAACTTCGGCAATGGGAAGAAGCTGCTGCTGCTTACCGCTGCGAGATTGCACTCAATTCGGATTTTGCTTGGTCTTTTTGCAATTTAGGTGACGCTTTAACTAAAATAAAGCAGTGGGATGAAGCTATCCCTATGTATTTAAAAGCTATTGAAATTGACGGAAATTTGCCGGGAATTTACGATAAGTTGGGATATGCTCTCGGACAAACAGAGTCGGATTTAAATTTAGTGTTAGAACAATCTCAATTGCAAATTACACCGGAAAATTGGGAGTTTTATTTGCAGTTAGGAAAGAATTTAGCCAAGTACGATCGCCCAAAAAGCGCAATTATTTTTTACAAATGGCTATTGACAAATAGGTCGAGTTGTGCAGAACGGTCAGCGGAATTAGAGGAGTTGTTGCAGCACCAAGAAAAGTGCGTAAGCGTTGCCCTCGAAGAGGAGCGCGCATTAGCCTCATCTCGCGCAACTGTCGCCCAAAAACCAGATGATTGCTGGTCTTATTACAATTTAGGTGCGGTTTTGAGCCACCAAAAATATTGGGAGGAAGCCGCGGCGGCCTTTTTCCAAGCAATAGAAATAAATCCCGATCTTCCTTGGTGGTTTTATTACAATTTGTGGGAAGTTTTTGTTAGGCAAAACAAGCTAGATGAAGTTGAGAACTTGTGCCGCGAAGTTGTTGCAGCTAAACCGGAGGCTTTTTGGCCTTATCTGAATTTGGGAGAAGCTTTGACGAGGCAAGGTAAAATTCCCGAGGCGATTGAGTTTTATCGAACTGTCAGTTTTAAACAAAGTTTTGCATCTATTATAAGTAATAGAACAGGCAAGATGCCTGTTCTACAAGCAGATACAGGCAAGATGCCTGTTCTACAAAATTGGAACTTAAAACCAGTCCAATTTCCTAACTTTATAATTATTGGTTCTCAGCGGTGCGGCACCACTTCTCTTTATACTTATTTAGCCCAACACCCGCAAATTTTGACTCCGATTAAAAAGGAGATGGATTTTTTCTCGTGGCACTTTGAGAGAGGGATTGATTGGTATTTGGCTCATTTTCCGCCAATGCCTCCGGGAGAGCAATTTTTGACTGGTGAAGCAAGTCCCAGCTATTTTGATTCTCGGGAAGCACCGGAACGTCTCTACAGCCTGTTTCCAGAGGCTAAACTGATTGTACTTTTGCGAAATCCGGTCGATCGGGCGATTTCTCAATTTTACCGCTTGACGGGCTTAAATTGGGAAGCGCGATCGCTCGATCGAGTAATTAGCGATGAAATTGAACGATTGAGTCAAAATCCAGAATACATCATAGGCGAGGAACCAGGAAATTATTTAGCTCGCGGTAGGTACATAGAATTTATAAAAAACTGGCGGGCTTTCTTTCCCCAAGAACAGTTGTTAATTTTGAAAAGCGAAGATTTTTATGCAGATGCGGCGACAACAGTCAAGCAAGTTTTAGAATTCTTAGATTTGCCAGAATATCAATTGTCTGACTACCAAAATGCTAATCCCGGTTCTTACCAGCCGGTCAATCAATCGGTTCGGGATTGGTTGAGGGATTATTTTCGACCTTACAATCAGCAGCTAGAGGAGTATTTGGGGACCAAGTTTGATTGGTAA
- a CDS encoding penicillin-binding protein activator LpoB translates to MDFDYGTTNSYYTSYRGVGAAKGISELLINELVNNGTYTVVDRSKLEQVLKQQNRSGAIDAGTAAEIGKQLGVDAVLIGTITKFNIDKQSGGGSFIGIGAGSQKTKATVQIDVRLIGTDSGDMIATAKAVGEAAQSASNVSVRGMGGNSSNSNEDSLLSEAVDKAVSQMVTKLAEVSKKLG, encoded by the coding sequence ATGGACTTCGACTACGGCACCACCAACAGTTATTACACTTCCTACAGGGGAGTCGGCGCTGCCAAAGGCATCAGCGAACTGCTAATCAACGAACTCGTCAACAATGGCACTTATACAGTAGTCGATCGTAGCAAACTCGAACAAGTGCTCAAACAGCAAAATCGCAGCGGCGCGATAGATGCCGGCACAGCAGCCGAAATTGGCAAACAATTAGGAGTTGACGCCGTACTCATCGGCACCATTACCAAGTTTAATATCGACAAACAATCCGGCGGCGGCAGTTTCATTGGAATCGGCGCCGGTTCACAAAAAACCAAAGCTACCGTTCAAATAGACGTGCGGTTAATCGGTACAGATTCGGGAGATATGATTGCCACTGCGAAAGCAGTAGGAGAAGCGGCTCAAAGCGCTTCTAATGTTTCCGTTAGGGGTATGGGCGGCAATTCCAGCAATAGCAATGAAGACTCACTTTTGAGCGAGGCCGTTGACAAAGCCGTATCCCAAATGGTGACTAAACTGGCAGAAGTCTCTAAGAAATTAGGTTAA
- a CDS encoding glutathione peroxidase, producing MLTNQEGQRVPKVTFRTRKDNEWVDVTTDDIFAGKTVVVFSLPGAFTPTCSSTHLPGYNELAKVFKENGVDDIVCISVNDTFVMNEWAKNQESDNLTLIPDGNGEFTQGMGMLVDKTDLGFGKRSWRYSMLVKDGVVEKMFIEPQEPGDPFKVSDADTMLNYINSAATKPKLISLFTKMGCPFCAKAKGMLSQKGLDYEEIVLGREITTKSLRAMTGATTVPQVFIDGKLIGGSEALESYLAVA from the coding sequence ATGCTGACGAACCAAGAAGGTCAAAGAGTACCCAAAGTCACCTTTCGCACTCGCAAAGACAATGAGTGGGTCGATGTCACCACGGATGATATATTTGCAGGTAAAACCGTAGTAGTCTTCTCGCTGCCGGGAGCTTTTACTCCCACTTGTTCGTCAACACACCTCCCCGGTTACAACGAATTGGCCAAAGTTTTCAAAGAAAACGGCGTAGATGATATCGTTTGTATTTCCGTCAACGACACCTTTGTGATGAACGAATGGGCAAAAAACCAAGAATCAGACAATCTGACGTTAATTCCCGACGGTAACGGCGAATTTACCCAAGGCATGGGAATGCTGGTAGACAAAACAGATTTAGGCTTTGGGAAGCGGTCTTGGCGTTATTCGATGCTGGTAAAAGATGGCGTGGTTGAAAAAATGTTTATTGAGCCACAGGAACCAGGAGACCCTTTCAAAGTGTCCGATGCCGACACCATGCTCAACTACATCAACTCCGCAGCAACCAAGCCGAAGCTAATTTCGCTGTTTACAAAAATGGGCTGTCCCTTCTGCGCTAAGGCTAAGGGAATGCTGAGTCAAAAGGGCTTGGATTATGAAGAAATCGTCTTGGGTCGGGAGATCACAACCAAATCGCTCCGGGCTATGACTGGGGCTACAACTGTGCCGCAAGTATTTATCGACGGCAAGTTGATCGGTGGTTCCGAAGCCCTAGAGTCTTATTTGGCAGTTGCTTAG
- a CDS encoding DUF1823 family protein encodes MSELPPLNNETIWAILNEEIDDAAVNRLVWQYLGYRCDAETGKWNSAGVAPEWRQEYPEPPDFIDSRPATVKLTRSTPPENKQLLKEKLGFKGYKIGEFGPRQTRRATMANWLMGFMEAGA; translated from the coding sequence ATGTCTGAATTACCACCGCTGAATAACGAAACTATTTGGGCTATCCTCAACGAAGAGATAGACGATGCTGCTGTCAACCGATTAGTTTGGCAGTATCTGGGCTACCGCTGCGATGCCGAGACTGGCAAGTGGAACAGTGCAGGTGTTGCACCCGAGTGGCGTCAAGAGTACCCGGAACCGCCCGATTTTATCGATTCTAGGCCGGCGACGGTGAAATTGACTCGATCGACTCCTCCAGAAAACAAGCAGTTGCTGAAGGAAAAATTGGGGTTTAAAGGCTATAAAATTGGGGAATTTGGGCCCCGACAGACTCGCAGGGCGACAATGGCTAATTGGCTGATGGGTTTTATGGAAGCTGGGGCGTAA
- a CDS encoding P-II family nitrogen regulator, with protein sequence MESVKRVEIIAHSVELGKILDGLDKAGVPGYSVIRDVAGKSTRDHVSRGSSMTALDNIYVLAFCSPAQVSAVAENIRPVLNKFGGSCFISDAVELLITRCVG encoded by the coding sequence ATGGAGTCAGTCAAAAGAGTAGAAATCATAGCCCACTCAGTGGAACTAGGCAAGATTTTAGACGGTTTAGACAAAGCTGGCGTACCCGGTTATTCGGTGATTCGTGATGTCGCTGGAAAAAGCACCAGGGATCACGTTTCTCGTGGTTCATCAATGACGGCACTGGATAACATTTATGTGCTTGCTTTTTGTTCACCAGCTCAAGTATCAGCAGTTGCAGAAAACATTAGACCAGTGCTCAATAAATTTGGTGGGTCGTGTTTTATTTCCGATGCGGTGGAATTGCTAATTACTAGGTGCGTCGGGTAG